The following coding sequences lie in one Epinephelus moara isolate mb chromosome 17, YSFRI_EMoa_1.0, whole genome shotgun sequence genomic window:
- the LOC126404301 gene encoding zinc finger protein 501-like isoform X1 — MEEDKQNPEHRSNKVRRRQAAGSSSDSSDVEEQRGREELKCLHRDKSFTTSGSLKIHQRVQTGEKPYSCDHCEKTFLRCSALKAHQRIHIEGELSSFFQSGKDFTESGSSKKQDIDTTEKLFSCDQCEKAFTTLRSLKSHHCVHTAEKSHCCDQCGKTFTHSGNLKTHQRIHTGEKPYGCDQCGKTFSQRTALETHQRIHTGEKPYSCDQCGKAFTFSGNLTAHQRIHTGEKPYGCDQCGKRFSLIGTLISHKRIHTGVKPYSCDQCGKAFTQSDQLKTHQRSHTGEKPYECDQCGKRFSQIGNLIFHKHIHTGETPYRCDLCGKAFTRPGYLKAHQHIHTGKKPYSCDQCGKAFTQSGTLKDHQRIHTGEKPYSCDQCGKAFARSGGLKKHQRIHTGEKPYSCDQCGKAFTQSGTLKDHQRIHTGEKPYWCDQCGRLFARCSTLRTHQCRHAGENLYSCD, encoded by the coding sequence gaacagagaggaagagaggaactTAAATGTCTCCACCGTGACAAATCTTTCACAACATCTGGATCTTTAAAGATTCATCAAAGAGTTCAaactggagagaaaccatacagctgtGACCACTGTGAGAAAACATTTCTGCGCTGCAGTGCCCTCAAAGCCCATCAACGCATTCACATTGAAGGGGAACTGTCCAGTTTTTTCCAAAGTGGGAAGGATTTCACAGAGTCAGGGAgctcaaaaaaacaagacattgacACAACAGAGaaactgtttagctgtgatcaatgtgagAAAGCTTTCACCACTCTACGTAGCTTAAAAAGTCAccactgtgttcacactgcagagaagtCGCACTGCTGTGACCAATGTGGGAAAACTTTTACACACTCAGGTAACTTGAAAACCCATCAGcgcattcacacaggagagaaaccatacgGGTGCGACCAATGTGGCAAAACGTTTTCGCAACGCACTGCCCTTGAAACTCACCAAAgaattcacacaggagagaaaccgtacagctgtgatcaatgtggcaaagcttTCACATTCTCAGGTAACTTGACAGCCCATCAGcgcattcacacaggagagaaaccatacgGGTGCGACCAATGTGGGAAAAGGTTTTCTCTAATAGGAACCTTAATATCTCATAAACGTATTCACACTGGTGTGAAACCATACAGCTGcgatcaatgtggcaaagcttTCACACAGTCAGATCAGTTGAAAACCCATCAACGtagtcacacaggagagaaaccatacgAGTGCGACCAATGTGGGAAAAGGTTTTCTCAAATAGGAAACTTAATATTTCATAAACATATTCACACTGGCGAGACACCATACAGGTGTGATCTATGTGGCAAAGCTTTCACACGACCAGGATACTTGAAAGCCCatcaacacattcacacaggaaagaaaccgtacagctgtgatcaGTGTGGCAAAGCCTTTACACAGTCAGGGACCTTAAAAGACCACCaacgtattcacacaggagagaaaccctACAGCTGTGATCAGTGTGGCAAAGCCTTTGCACGTTCAGGGGgcttaaaaaaacaccaacgtattcacacaggagagaaaccctACAGCTGTGATCAGTGTGGCAAAGCCTTTACACAGTCAGGGACCTTAAAAGACCACCaacgtattcacacaggagagaaaccgtacTGGTGTGACCAATGTGGAAGATTGTTTGCCCGGTGCAGTACTTTGAGAACCCACCAATGCCGGCATGCAGGAGAGAACCTGTACAGCTGTGACTAG